From Daucus carota subsp. sativus chromosome 6, DH1 v3.0, whole genome shotgun sequence, the proteins below share one genomic window:
- the LOC108225988 gene encoding uncharacterized protein LOC108225988, with amino-acid sequence MLVKSKEAQDHIQHLAEMFDILRKYRMKLNPQKCVFGVESGKFLGFMIAGKTFVWTNECEEAFQKIKEQLGKPPLLAKPIEGETLILYLAVSGYSVSAVLVKEEKGVQFPVYYVSKRLQDAETRYTNMEKLVYSLVLAARKLRPYFQAHRIEVRTSYPLRQIMHKPEATGRLMKWAVELGQFDLEYKPRATIKGQALADFLLDFEDDTQEWAMVPYSPVVEPINGLLVEDDTWWNLHVDGAVNSDGAGVGIMLVSPGGCRLLSAIHLGFPATNNDAEYEALINGLTLAIEMKAKNLIVYSDSMLVVHQVNGGFLARGWRTNLYMTHTQELMKKFREIHLEKVPREKNEGADALAKASSRRDTKLLGTIEFCVQEKPSVSEAQKVTRFKEDLMEVEDEVVDTWMTPILKFIQDGQLPESVKEARSLRYKAARFVIYDGVLYKRGFNQPLLKCIAGEECNYILREVHEGICGNHSGG; translated from the exons ATGCTGGTCAAGTCCAAGGAGGCGCAAGATCACATTCAGCACTTGGCTGAAATGTTTGACATACTTAGGAAGTATCGAATGAAGCTGAATCCCCAGAAATGCGTATTTGGAGTTGAGTCTGGTAAATTCTTGGGGTTCATG ATAGCCGGGAAGACGTTCGTATGGACAAATGAGTGTGAGGAGGCCTTCCAAAAGATAAAGGAACAGTTGGGAAAGCCACCTCTCTTGGCCAAGCCAATAGAAGGAGAAACATTGATCTTATACCTAGCTGTTTCAGGATACTCCGTTAGTGCTGTCCTGGTAAAGGAGGAAAAGGGTGTTCAGTTCCCGGTGTACTATGTTAGCAAGAGGTTGCAGGATGCTGAGACAAGATACACCAACATGGAAAAGTTGGTATATTCTTTGGTGTTGGCAGCAAGGAAACTTCGTCCATATTTTCAGGCACATAGGATTGAGGTGCGAACTTCTTATCCTCTCCGTCAAATTATGCATAAGCCAGAAGCCACGGGAAGATTGATGAAGTGGGCTGTAGAGCTAGGACAGTTCGATTTGGAGTATAAGCCTAGGGCTACTATCAAGGGTCAAGCTCTGGCTGATTTCTTGTTGGACTTTGAAGATGACACTCAAGAATGGGCAATGGTGCCGTATAGTCCAGTCGTTGAACCCATTAATGGTCTTTTAGTGGAAGATGACACATGGTGGAACTTGCATGTCGATGGAGCCGTCAATTCTGACGGAGCTGGAGTTGGGATAATGCTGGTTAGTCCCGGGGGATGTCGGTTGTTAAGTGCCATCCACCTAGGATTCCCTGCAACCAACAATGATGCAGAATATGAAGCTTTAATCAATGGTTTAACCTTAGCCATAGAGATGAAGGCTAAGAATCTTATTGTATACAGTGATTCTATGTTGGTGGTTCATCAGGTAAATGGGGGGTTCTTGGCTCGGGGTTGGAGAACGAACTTATACATGACCCATACACAAGAATTGATGAAGAAGTTTAGAGAGATACATTTGGAAAAGGTCCCGCGGGAGAAAAATGAGGGTGCTGATGCATTGGCTAAGGCCAGTTCTAGAAGGGACACCAAGTTATTGGGAACTATCGAATTCTGTGTTCAGGAGAAGCCAAGTGTGTCAGAAGCACAGAAGGTTACTCGGTTCAAAGAAGATCTAATGGAAGTAGAGGATGAAGTTGTGGATACTTGGATGACCCCTATACTTAAATTCATCCAAGATGGTCAGCTCCCGGAAAGTGTAAAGGAAGCCAGAAGTCTCAGATACAAGGCGGCGAGGTTTGTAATATATGATGGTGTCTTGTACAAGAGAGGGTTCAACCAGCCGTTGCTGAAGTGCATTGCTGGGGAAGAGTGCAATTATATCTTAAGGGAAGTGCATGAAGGAATATGCGGCAATCACTCGGGGGGGTAG